Below is a genomic region from Spongiibacter nanhainus.
CCCATAAATCAGACATAAAAAAGGCTTGAATCTCAACAAGTTGCTACAATGGATGTGCGACCAAACACTGTAAAAACAGGGAGATTCAAGCCTTGGCACATCATAACACGGTATTTTCTCAATTGTTGAAACTGGTATCGAGACATGAATTTGAAACCCTCGCCAAACAGCACCACGAGGGTCAAAAGTTGCGCAGAATGTCGCGCTGGTCTCAGTTCGTTGCGCTGAGCTTGGCACAACTTTCTGGCCGATCCAGCTTGCGCGATATCGTCAGTAATCTGTCTGCTCAAGCAGCCCGGCTTTACCACCTCGGCGCCGGCAATGTGACGAGAAGCACCCTTTCCCGCGTCAACGAAAGTCAGCCCTATACGCTTTACGAAGCGCTGTTTCATAAGCTGCTTTCCCGCTGCCACGGCGTCGCACCAAAGCATGGATTTCGTTTCGGGAATAAGCTGTATTCGCTCGACTCCACCACTATTGACCTGTGCCTTTCCGTGTTTCCCTGGGCAAAATTCCGCCGCACCAAAGGAGCGGTAAAAGTGCATATTGGCCTTGATCATGATGGGCTCCTTCCCAGCTTCGTCAGCATTACCGATGGGAAAAAGCACGATGTCACTATCGGTCGCGTTCTTGAATTCCCTGCCGATAGCATTGTGGTCATGGATCGCGCCTATACTGATTATTCATGGTTTAACGCCCTGAATGATAAAGGAATTTTCTTTGTTACCCGGCAAAAGCGTAATGCCACGTACCGTATTATTGAACGCCGCGAAATCATTAAATCCAAAGGCCTGACCTGTGATCAGACCATTGTCATCACCGGCACTAAGGCAAAGGCTTGCCCTGTTCCTTTGCGCCGGATTGGTTTCCGTGATCCTGATACCGGTAAGCACTATGCGTTTCTGACCAATAACTTCCACCTTGCCGCCAAGACCATTGCCGATATCTACAAATCCCGCTGGCAGATCGAATTGTTCTTCAAATGCATCAAGCAAAACCTGAAAATAAAATCCTTTGTCGGCACTTCCAAGAATGCCGTCATGACCCAGATTTGGATCGCTATGTGTGCCTATCTACTGCTGGCCTGGATTAAGTTCAGCAGCCAAATTGATCGCAGCCTGCAGCAAATGATTCGCCTCCTACAGCTCAATTTATTTGAGCGCAGAGAGTTGCTGCCTTTGCTGAGAGGTGATCCTCCAGAGCAACTTAACAACACCATTCATCCGCAGCTCTGCTTGCTATGAATATTTGTGGGACAGCAATGAG
It encodes:
- a CDS encoding IS4 family transposase gives rise to the protein MAHHNTVFSQLLKLVSRHEFETLAKQHHEGQKLRRMSRWSQFVALSLAQLSGRSSLRDIVSNLSAQAARLYHLGAGNVTRSTLSRVNESQPYTLYEALFHKLLSRCHGVAPKHGFRFGNKLYSLDSTTIDLCLSVFPWAKFRRTKGAVKVHIGLDHDGLLPSFVSITDGKKHDVTIGRVLEFPADSIVVMDRAYTDYSWFNALNDKGIFFVTRQKRNATYRIIERREIIKSKGLTCDQTIVITGTKAKACPVPLRRIGFRDPDTGKHYAFLTNNFHLAAKTIADIYKSRWQIELFFKCIKQNLKIKSFVGTSKNAVMTQIWIAMCAYLLLAWIKFSSQIDRSLQQMIRLLQLNLFERRELLPLLRGDPPEQLNNTIHPQLCLL